Proteins encoded together in one Terriglobia bacterium window:
- a CDS encoding GWxTD domain-containing protein, which translates to MLVRRVVGITLFSFLAVGLLAQEGGSKKADDSKAAAAGQPSASQGTDPLNRPLTAEQKKQAKKLLKELEGPYKKWLAQDVVYIITDEEKNAFVRLSNNEERDQFIEQFWMRRDPTPDTVENEYKEEHYRRIAYANERFTAGVQGWRTDRGKIYIMYGPPANIESHGGGEEGYQRPEDYRGLTGYNDKGTAYTSTTYPYEIWNYHHIDGVGDNIQIEFVDRCSCGGYKISLNPMDKDMNADMEIDPAKLPQNPVDENRKSQFDRLQQFAQLSRPPAIKFKDLESVVTHKLNYNLVPFDVVTDFAKVTSDTALVPITVQVKNKSLTFTEKQGVATAVVNIFGRITTLTGRVAQTFEDTVRVQTTTELLPRELERPSVYWKAVPLRSGRYRLDLVVKDVNGDRMGNWSRSIVVPEFGDDRLMASSLILADILEEVPSRSVGAGNFVLGDTKVRPRVPEPGKPATFNRNQAVNFWMQVYNLGIDEKTHKPSATVEVEITNLADQKAVMRSVESTQEMGNVGGQLTLAKKVPPGELAPGQYRVTIKVDDKVSKQSVAPTATFMVE; encoded by the coding sequence ATGTTGGTGCGTCGTGTGGTTGGCATCACGTTGTTTAGCTTTCTGGCGGTCGGCCTGCTCGCCCAGGAAGGCGGCTCCAAGAAGGCCGACGATTCCAAGGCTGCCGCCGCCGGCCAGCCCTCCGCTTCGCAGGGCACCGACCCGCTCAACCGTCCTCTGACCGCCGAGCAGAAGAAGCAGGCGAAGAAGCTCCTGAAGGAGCTCGAAGGCCCTTACAAGAAATGGCTGGCCCAGGACGTCGTCTACATCATCACCGACGAAGAGAAGAACGCCTTCGTGCGCCTCAGCAACAACGAGGAGCGGGACCAGTTCATCGAGCAGTTCTGGATGCGCCGTGACCCGACTCCTGACACCGTCGAGAACGAATACAAGGAAGAGCACTACCGGCGCATCGCCTACGCCAACGAGCGCTTCACCGCTGGCGTCCAGGGCTGGAGAACGGACCGCGGCAAGATTTACATCATGTACGGCCCTCCCGCCAACATCGAGTCGCATGGCGGCGGCGAAGAGGGTTACCAGCGTCCTGAGGATTATAGAGGCCTCACGGGGTACAACGACAAAGGGACGGCGTACACGTCCACCACCTACCCTTACGAGATATGGAACTATCACCACATCGACGGGGTGGGTGACAACATCCAGATCGAGTTCGTTGATCGCTGCAGCTGCGGCGGTTACAAGATCTCTCTCAATCCCATGGACAAGGACATGAATGCCGACATGGAGATTGACCCCGCCAAGCTGCCGCAAAACCCGGTGGACGAAAACAGGAAGAGCCAGTTCGACCGGCTGCAGCAGTTCGCCCAGTTGAGCCGGCCTCCGGCCATCAAGTTCAAGGACCTGGAATCGGTCGTCACCCACAAGCTGAACTACAACCTGGTGCCCTTTGACGTGGTCACCGATTTCGCCAAGGTCACCTCGGATACGGCGCTGGTCCCCATCACCGTGCAGGTCAAGAACAAGTCCTTGACCTTCACCGAGAAGCAGGGAGTAGCGACGGCGGTGGTCAACATCTTCGGCCGCATCACCACCCTGACCGGGCGGGTCGCCCAGACCTTCGAGGACACGGTTCGAGTCCAGACGACGACCGAGCTGCTGCCCCGGGAACTGGAAAGGCCCTCGGTCTACTGGAAGGCAGTGCCCCTGCGTTCGGGGCGTTACCGGCTGGACCTCGTGGTCAAGGACGTAAATGGCGACCGCATGGGCAACTGGAGCCGCAGTATCGTGGTGCCGGAGTTCGGCGATGACCGGCTGATGGCTTCCTCGCTGATCCTGGCTGACATCTTAGAGGAGGTGCCGAGCCGCAGCGTGGGCGCAGGCAACTTCGTGCTAGGCGATACCAAGGTGCGGCCGCGGGTCCCCGAGCCCGGCAAGCCCGCCACCTTCAATCGCAATCAGGCCGTCAACTTCTGGATGCAGGTGTACAACCTCGGCATCGACGAGAAGACCCACAAGCCGTCTGCTACCGTCGAAGTCGAGATCACCAACCTGGCCGATCAGAAGGCGGTGATGCGCTCGGTCGAATCCACCCAGGAGATGGGCAACGTCGGCGGCCAGTTGACCCTGGCCAAGAAGGTGCCGCCTGGGGAGCTCGCACCCGGCCAGTACCGGGTTACGATTAAGGTGGACGACAAGGTCTCCAAGCAGAGTGTCGCGCCGACGGCTACGTTCATGGTTGAGTAG
- a CDS encoding tetratricopeptide repeat protein, which translates to MPRTGLLLALFVLTACGTCLPQGGVRLTPSRPTRLRVIVTYDDGLTRVRDVTVELQDGVGGTSAMASQTTGTDGQAEFNTMTGMHRVRIYGADVQPYEAEFEITPVESFHREDFRVKRKLEGNAAPPQGGPGFVPTVRLKIPDNARKQFEKGSGALADKQWDSARKSFQSAIDLYPDYDLAYNGLGIANTQMLELTAARKAFQKAIALNDKFAGAQRNLARIMLSERNYQETTVLLNQSLAVEPTDAWALTNAAYAELQLHRFKEAADHATRVHALPHQGLANAHVIAAYALDALGQHQEAVAQWKQYLEEDPKGLNVKRAQEEVRRLTKSPQS; encoded by the coding sequence ACCTGCCTGCCGCAAGGAGGAGTGCGTCTTACTCCCTCGAGGCCTACCCGCTTGCGGGTCATAGTCACGTACGACGACGGGCTGACCCGGGTGCGGGACGTCACCGTGGAACTGCAGGATGGGGTGGGCGGAACCTCGGCCATGGCGTCCCAGACCACCGGCACCGACGGGCAGGCGGAGTTCAACACCATGACCGGGATGCACCGCGTTCGCATCTATGGCGCCGACGTTCAACCTTATGAGGCCGAATTCGAGATCACCCCGGTCGAAAGTTTCCACCGGGAAGATTTCCGAGTGAAGCGCAAGCTCGAGGGCAACGCGGCGCCTCCTCAGGGAGGGCCTGGTTTCGTTCCCACCGTCCGCCTGAAGATCCCCGACAACGCGCGCAAGCAGTTTGAAAAAGGCAGCGGGGCCCTGGCCGACAAGCAGTGGGACTCCGCCCGCAAGTCTTTTCAGTCGGCCATTGACCTCTACCCGGATTACGATCTTGCCTACAACGGGCTGGGGATTGCCAATACCCAGATGCTCGAGCTCACCGCCGCGCGGAAGGCGTTCCAGAAGGCGATCGCGCTCAACGACAAATTTGCGGGAGCGCAGCGCAACCTGGCCCGCATCATGCTTTCCGAGCGCAATTACCAGGAGACGACCGTGCTGTTGAACCAGTCTCTGGCGGTCGAGCCCACCGATGCCTGGGCACTGACCAATGCCGCCTACGCCGAGCTCCAGCTCCATCGCTTCAAGGAAGCGGCGGACCACGCCACCCGGGTCCATGCGCTTCCCCACCAGGGCCTGGCCAATGCCCACGTCATTGCCGCTTATGCGCTCGATGCCTTGGGGCAGCATCAGGAGGCGGTCGCGCAGTGGAAGCAGTACCTGGAGGAAGATCCGAAAGGGCTGAATGTGAAGCGCGCCCAGGAGGAGGTGCGCCGCTTGACAAAATCGCCGCAATCTTGA